cagaggtagtgttccatcctgtctgttctatagtcatcagacagaggtagtgttccatcctgtctgttctatggtcatcagacagaggtagtgttccatcctgtctgtcctaggtcatcagacagaggtagtgttccatcctgtctgttctacagtcatcagacagaggtaatgttccatcctgtctgttctatagtcatcagacagaggtagtgttccatcccGTCTGTTCTATggtcatcagacagaggtagtgttccatcctgtcggtcatcagacagaggtagtgttccatcctgtctgttctatagtcatcagacagaggtagtgttccatcctgtctgttctatagtcatcagacagaggtagcGTTCCATCCGGTCTGTTCTACGGTTCAGgcagaggtagtgttccatcctgtctgttctacagtcatcagacagaggtagtgttccatcctgtctcttctatagtcatcagacagaggtagtgttccatcctgtctgttctatagtcatcagacagaggtaatgttccatcctgtctgttctattttcatcagacagaggtagtgttccatcctgtctgttctatagtcatcagacagaggtagtgttccatcctgtctgttctatagtcatcagacagaggtagtgttccatcctgtctgttctatagtcatcagacagaggtagtgttccatcctgtctgttctatggtcatcagacagaggtagtgttccatcctgtctgtcctaggtcatcagacagaggtagtgttccatcctgtctgttctacagtcatcagacagaggtaatgttccatcctgtctgttctatagtcatcagacagaggtagtgttccatcccGTCTGTTCTATggtcatcagacagaggtagtgttccatcctgtcggtcatcagacagaggtagtgttccatcctgtcggtcatcagacagaggtagtgttccatcctgtctgttctatagtcatcagacagaggtagtgttccatcctgtctgttctatagtcatcagacagaggtagtgttccatcctgtctgttctatagtcatcagacagaggtagtgttccatcctgtctgttctatggtcatcagacagaggtagtgttccatcctgtctgtcctaggtcatcagacagaggtagtgttccatcctgtctgttctacagtcatcagacagaggtaatgttccatcctgtctgttctatagtcatcagacagaggtagtgttccatcccGTCTGTTCTATggtcatcagacagaggtagtgttccatcctgtcggtcaccagacagaggtagtgttccatcctgtcggtcaccagacagaggtagtgttccatcctgtcggtcatcagacagaggtagtgttccatccaGTCATAAAGTAGGACTCAACAATCCATGACAACTTTTgtccttctcctttctctctctccatccttcccttaccctccctccctccactcctccctctattcctcaCTCCCATTCGCTCATccttcccccctgtctctctctctctctctatttctctccctccctctctcagacaGGTGTTGTCCTCCTGTTGGCAGCATTGCTAGGCAACATGTCCTTGTTGGGCTTGCTTGTCAGTGGTGACAGGAAAACGCTCTTCGCGACATCCACCCCTCCTGCGGCGGCTGCCATCTTGTTGTTGGGCGGGGTTAGTTTGTGTGGGGCCAACGTGAACAGGGTGAACTCCGACCCCACTGGCCCCGCGGCGACAACCTTTGACACGGACAGGGCCGCTGGCAACGGCGAGGGGTCACGAGGTCGCAGCTGCCCCGCCGACGATATCGAGTTGCCGCGGTAACTGGAGCGGCGTCTGTAGCGGTTGTAGCGGCTGTAGTAGGACGCGGAGCGGAACAGAGCGGGTTTGGTGAGGGAGCGGCGGCCGCGGGTACGGAGCTGTCGGTGGCGCTCTATGAAGACGTGGACTGTCAGGACGCCCACCATCTCAGCCAAGATGAAGGACAACGCCCCGAAATAGAAGGACCAGCCGTACGAGTAACTCTTCTTACTGTCGCTCTGACCCGGGTCACCAGAGTTAGCCGAGATGTAGACGATGATGCCGATGATGTTACTGAGGCCTGGAgagtggagaggggggagagagagagagagttagctgaGATGTAAATGATGATGTTACTGAGGCCTGGAgagtggagaggggggagagagagagagagttagctgaGATGTAGATGATGATGTTACTGAGACCTGGAgagtggagaggggggagagagagagagagagagagttagctgaGATGTAAATGATGATGTTACTGAGGCCTGGAgagtggagaggggggagagagagagagagagagttagctgaGATGTAGATGATGATGTTACTGAGGCCTGGAgagtggagaggggggagagagagagagagagttagctgaGATGTAGATGATGATGTTACTGAGGCCTGGAgagtggagaggggggagagagagagagagttagctgaGATGTAAATGATGATGTTACTGAGGCCTGGAgagtggagaggggggagagagagagagagttagctgaGATGTAGATGATGATGTTACTGAGACCTGGAgagtggagaggggggagagagagagagagagagagttagctgaGATGTAAATGATGATGTTACTGAGGCCTGGAgagtggagaggggggagagagagagagagagagttagctgaGATGTAGATGATGATGTTACTGAGGCCTGGAgagtggagaggggggagagagagagagagagttagctgaGATGTAAATGATGATGTTACTGAGGCCTGGAgagtggagaggggggagagagagagagagagttagctgaGATGTAAATGATGATGTTACTGAGGCCTGGAgagtggagaggggggagagagagagagagagttagctgaGATGTAAATGATGATGTTACTGAGGCCTGGAgagtggagaggggggagagagagagagaattctgtcggaaaatcctacaagtccagagaaatacaccaactaatgcatgtagggcagaattgggccgctttccagtaataatgaaaatacagaaaaggtAATTAAAATttaaattcaagtccaaattcgagtctgcaatttaaagcacttcaaacccaagagctgagcccagaaacgagccctctcagtcagctggtgttggacctaaccaaccaagctgacaccggcactgcttcaaaagaaagaattccaataaacaaaatcatgaaccaatcaaaggactcatatatacaacattggaaaaacgaaacaaaatcccaaagccgattaaattgctatctgaccctaaacagagaatatgaattggctgaatatctctactctgtcagagatacgaagcagagacagatccttaccaagtacaggctgagtgaccaccgattggcaatagaaaccggcagacataaaaagacatggctacccaaagaggagcgtgtatgtggtcactgcacgacaggggatgtagaaacagagatgcactttctcctttactgtgataaatattcctcaccaagagattcattattcacagaaatgtctacatttattccaaattttaacttattaaacccagaggaaaaactaaaaatactcatgggcgaaggagcaatggctcctcttgcagccaaatatgtatttgcctgccatagcctgagggacactgaataataacatctgcatagtaagcagtattaTGACTGCtacttattatgactgttattgttattactattattgttattactattattattgttgtttatcattccaagtagtaatggtatgggtggtaatggtaatgatagcagttt
The DNA window shown above is from Salvelinus fontinalis isolate EN_2023a chromosome 40, ASM2944872v1, whole genome shotgun sequence and carries:
- the LOC129839445 gene encoding voltage-dependent calcium channel gamma-3 subunit-like codes for the protein MKLCNRGALMLVTTALSFIAFSLMTIAVGTDYWLYSRGVCRSKTSLHDNETIRKNEVVMTHSGLWRTCCLEGTFRGVCKEIDYFLEDADYEQDAAEYLLRAVRASSIFPIMSVGLLFLGGVCVAGSEFYKTQHNVMLSAGILFVSAGLSNIIGIIVYISANSGDPGQSDSKKSYSYGWSFYFGALSFILAEMVGVLTVHVFIERHRQLRTRGRRSLTKPALFRSASYYSRYNRYRRRSSYRGNSISSAGQLRPRDPSPLPAALSVSKVVAAGPVGSEFTLFTLAPHKLTPPNNKMAAAAGGVDVAKSVFLSPLTSKPNKDMLPSNAANRRTTPV